The proteins below are encoded in one region of Anoplopoma fimbria isolate UVic2021 breed Golden Eagle Sablefish chromosome 19, Afim_UVic_2022, whole genome shotgun sequence:
- the LOC129108698 gene encoding ubiquitin-conjugating enzyme E2 H-like: MSSPSPGKRRMDTDVVKLIESKHEVTILSGLNEFVVKFHGPPGTSYEGGVWKVRVDLPDKYPFKSPSIGFMNKIFHPNIDEASGTVCLDVINQTWTALYDLTNIFESFLPQLLAYPNPIDPLNGDAAAMYLHRPEDYKHKIKEYIQKYATEEALKEQEEGGGDSSSESSMSDFSEDEAQDMEL; this comes from the exons ATGTCGTCTCCAAGTCCGGGCAAGAGGCGAATGGATACCGACGTGGTGAAACT CATTGAGAGCAAGCATGAGGTCACAATCCTCAGTGGACTCAATGAATTTGTGGTCAAGTTCCACGGACCACCTGGAA CATCGTACGAAGGAGGTGTCTGGAAGGTCCGAGTTGACTTACCAGATAAATATCCCTTCAAATCACCTTCAATAG GATTCATGAATAAAATCTTTCATCCCAACATTGATGAAGC GTCAGGAACCGTGTGTTTGGATGTCATCAACCAGACATGGACAGCTCTTTACG ATCTCACAAACATCTTTGAGTCGTTCCTCCCTCAGCTGCTCGCCTACCCCAACCCCATCGACCCTCTGAACGGGGACGCAGCTGCCATGTACCTGCACCGACCGGAGGATTATAAACACAAGATCAAAG AGTACATCCAGAAGTACGCCACAGAGGAGGCTCtaaaggagcaggaggagggagggggcgactcctcttcTGAGAGCTCCATGTCAGACTTTTCGGAGGACGAGGCTCAGGACATGGAGTTGTAG
- the LOC129108172 gene encoding kelch domain-containing protein 10-like isoform X2, whose translation MSSVEHDGTFSQLNKFEKLSWRPLSRDPGSKKRARWLQARRIFAPSCPNLRIPNRFLREGHCVPPARSGHRCVADSTNLYVFGGYNPDFDEAGGSENEDYPLFRELWRFHFATATWQQVRTEGYMPTELASLSAVLHGNNLLVFGGTGIPFGENNGNDVHVCNVQYKRWNLLNCRGKKPNKIYGQAMVIINGYLYVFGGTTGYLYSTDLHRLDLTTREWTHLKPNNAPSDLPEERYRHELAHDGQRIYILGGGTSWTSYPLDKIHAYNLETNYWEEIVSKPHEKIGYPAARRCHSCVQVKDEVFICGGYNGELILSDLWKINLQTFQWTKLPAAMPEPAYFHCAAVTPAGCMYVHGGVVNMSGNRRTGSLYKLWLVVPSLLELTWEKLLKTFPHLAQLSTLQLLSMGLTHTLIQRLK comes from the exons ATGTCGTCGGTTGAACATGACGGCACCTTCAGTCAGCTCAATAAGTTTGAGAAACTGTCGTGGAGGCCCCTCAGCCGCGACCCAG GCTCCAAGAAGCGAGCACGGTGGCTTCAGGCTCGGCGCATTTTCGCCCCTTCCTGCCCCAACCTACGGATCCCCAACAGGTTTCTGAGAGAAG GACATTGTGTACCCCCAGCCCGGAGCGGACACCGCTGTGTGGCAGACAGCACCAACCTGTATGTGTTTGGAGGTTACAACCCAGACTTTGACGAGGCAGGCGGGTCAGAGAATGAAGACTACCCTCTCTTCAGGGAGCTTTGGCGGTTTCATTTTGCCACGGCCACCTGGCAGCAGGTCCGCACAGAGGGTTACATGCCGACAGAGCTGGCCTCTCTGTCAG CTGTTTTACATGGCAACAACCTTCTTGTGTTTGGTGGCACGGGGATTCCATTTGGTGAAAACAACGGCAATGACGTCCATGTTTGCAATGTTCAGTACAAACGATGGAACCTGCTCAACTGCAGAGGGAAGAAACCCAACAAGATCTATGGACAG GCCATGGTCATCATTAATGGCTACCTCTACGTGTTTGGCGGGACAACAGGCTACCTTTACAGTACAGACCTGCACAGGCTGGACCTGACCACCAGAGAGTGGACCCACCTCAAACCCAACAATGCACCCTCAGATCTACCagaggagag GTACAGACATGAACTAGCCCATGATGGACAGCGAATATACATTTTAGGAGGTGGGACTTCCTGGACGTCATATCCCCTGGACAAG ATTCACGCATATAACTTGGAGACAAATTACTGGGAGGAGATTGTCAGCAAACCCCACGAAAAAATAG GATATCCTGCTGCTCGCCGTTGTCACAGCTGTGTGCAGGTCAAAGATG AGGTGTTTATATGTGGGGGTTATAACGGAGAGCTGATCCTATCCGACCTGTGGAAAATCAACCTGCAGACATTTCAGTGGACCAAGCTGCCGGCCGCCATGCCAGAACCGGCCTATTTTCACTGTGCTGCAGTCACTCCG GCTGGCTGCATGTATGTTCACGGCGGTGTCGTCAACATGTCTGGGAACAGAAGGACTGGCTCTTTGTACAAACTGTGGTTGGTGGTGCCCAGCCTGCTGGAGCTGACCTGGGAGAAGCTGCTGAAAACATTCCCTCATTTAGCTCAGCTGTCCACGCTTCAGCTGCTCAGCATGGGACTGACGCACACACTAATTCAGCGGCTGAAATAG
- the LOC129108172 gene encoding kelch domain-containing protein 10-like isoform X1, which translates to MSSVEHDGTFSQLNKFEKLSWRPLSRDPGSKKRARWLQARRIFAPSCPNLRIPNRFLREGAERHCVPPARSGHRCVADSTNLYVFGGYNPDFDEAGGSENEDYPLFRELWRFHFATATWQQVRTEGYMPTELASLSAVLHGNNLLVFGGTGIPFGENNGNDVHVCNVQYKRWNLLNCRGKKPNKIYGQAMVIINGYLYVFGGTTGYLYSTDLHRLDLTTREWTHLKPNNAPSDLPEERYRHELAHDGQRIYILGGGTSWTSYPLDKIHAYNLETNYWEEIVSKPHEKIGYPAARRCHSCVQVKDEVFICGGYNGELILSDLWKINLQTFQWTKLPAAMPEPAYFHCAAVTPAGCMYVHGGVVNMSGNRRTGSLYKLWLVVPSLLELTWEKLLKTFPHLAQLSTLQLLSMGLTHTLIQRLK; encoded by the exons ATGTCGTCGGTTGAACATGACGGCACCTTCAGTCAGCTCAATAAGTTTGAGAAACTGTCGTGGAGGCCCCTCAGCCGCGACCCAG GCTCCAAGAAGCGAGCACGGTGGCTTCAGGCTCGGCGCATTTTCGCCCCTTCCTGCCCCAACCTACGGATCCCCAACAGGTTTCTGAGAGAAGGTGCTGAAA GACATTGTGTACCCCCAGCCCGGAGCGGACACCGCTGTGTGGCAGACAGCACCAACCTGTATGTGTTTGGAGGTTACAACCCAGACTTTGACGAGGCAGGCGGGTCAGAGAATGAAGACTACCCTCTCTTCAGGGAGCTTTGGCGGTTTCATTTTGCCACGGCCACCTGGCAGCAGGTCCGCACAGAGGGTTACATGCCGACAGAGCTGGCCTCTCTGTCAG CTGTTTTACATGGCAACAACCTTCTTGTGTTTGGTGGCACGGGGATTCCATTTGGTGAAAACAACGGCAATGACGTCCATGTTTGCAATGTTCAGTACAAACGATGGAACCTGCTCAACTGCAGAGGGAAGAAACCCAACAAGATCTATGGACAG GCCATGGTCATCATTAATGGCTACCTCTACGTGTTTGGCGGGACAACAGGCTACCTTTACAGTACAGACCTGCACAGGCTGGACCTGACCACCAGAGAGTGGACCCACCTCAAACCCAACAATGCACCCTCAGATCTACCagaggagag GTACAGACATGAACTAGCCCATGATGGACAGCGAATATACATTTTAGGAGGTGGGACTTCCTGGACGTCATATCCCCTGGACAAG ATTCACGCATATAACTTGGAGACAAATTACTGGGAGGAGATTGTCAGCAAACCCCACGAAAAAATAG GATATCCTGCTGCTCGCCGTTGTCACAGCTGTGTGCAGGTCAAAGATG AGGTGTTTATATGTGGGGGTTATAACGGAGAGCTGATCCTATCCGACCTGTGGAAAATCAACCTGCAGACATTTCAGTGGACCAAGCTGCCGGCCGCCATGCCAGAACCGGCCTATTTTCACTGTGCTGCAGTCACTCCG GCTGGCTGCATGTATGTTCACGGCGGTGTCGTCAACATGTCTGGGAACAGAAGGACTGGCTCTTTGTACAAACTGTGGTTGGTGGTGCCCAGCCTGCTGGAGCTGACCTGGGAGAAGCTGCTGAAAACATTCCCTCATTTAGCTCAGCTGTCCACGCTTCAGCTGCTCAGCATGGGACTGACGCACACACTAATTCAGCGGCTGAAATAG
- the LOC129108171 gene encoding uncharacterized protein LOC129108171 codes for MSLSVAHSLDTSSRRRRPAEQTQDPQDDRLCGEPQLNSTDTLSSHQSICPAMCTTKCMPEHACPNHHACDDSWEEIQSKRTIRAENEVEANKLVNNYRFGFRKWKSHVTERPFEVRSEVVKELYSELNVIKPHAGHLITCGNVAYVLLFGWWVSLAYFLIGLLMFITITGVPYGKLCWKLSCYFLWPFGKSIHEIGNTLRRCCEQAPDCECNIDGTEDNSPVLLPSPTEVLIPELPGRPLRTPYWHRFSTYVWLLLGYPPLVVIHSLACFLSWILVFTIPVFKMNARTLGVILLLAPEDVSVSTCSQRKPQVYETRALLCCYHAANWYYYKYTVDGINVFAVNLLPLVIIAMVIGYIDRENQYASSNVKFAIAICSIIPLSYYIGMGIASISAQSNFAVGAVVNATFGSITELTFYITALLRGHQAANPCLQEVVKAALTGTLLGCILFIPGICMIIGGLRHSEQRFNSRSTGVSSALLFISVGGVFAPTLFSKAYGNLVCDACTNSSAGNSTTGGQFVCHNCHYDLNNGTLFRNHVEPLVYTVCILLPAAYIIGLIFTLKTHSHIYDIHVGEGQVTGHHGAVVHWSRWRSLLILIMATVLTSACADLVTEHIQPILNQPNVSQYFIGVTVLAMVPEIPEIVNGIQFALQNNISLSLEVGSCIAVQVCMLQIPILVLFNSFYDVGFVLLFSDIHLWASIFSVILVNYIFMDGKSDYFQGTALVVVYLILLALYYFAPSPPGC; via the exons ATGTCTCTGTCGGTCGCACACAGCTTGGACACCAGCAGCCGGAGAAGGAGGCCGGCTGAGCAGACACAAG ATCCTCAGGATGACCGACTGTGCGGAGAACCACAACTTAATTCAACAGACACTCTATCTTCACATCAGTCAATATGTCCTGCCAtgtgcacaacaaaatgcatgcCTGAACATGCAT GTCCGAACCATCATGCTTGTGATGATAGCTGGGAGGAGATCCAAAGCAAGAGAACCATCAGAGCGGAGAACGAAGTGGAAGCCAACAAACTGGTCAACAACTACAGG TTTGGTTTCAGAAAATGGAAGAGCCATGTGACGGAGCGTCCGTTTGAAGTCAGGTCTGAGGTTGTGAAAGAGCTCTACTCTGAACTGAACGTCATTAAACCCCATGCAG GTCATCTCATCACATGCGGAAACGTAGCGTATGTGCTTCTCTTCGGTTGGTGGGTCTCTCTGGCGTATTTCTTGATCGGCCTGCTTATGTTCATCACTATTACTGGTGTACCGTATG GCAAACTTTGCTGGAAGTTGTCCTGTTACTTCCTGTGGCCATTCGGCAAGTCAATCCATGAG ATTGGAAATACATTGAGGAGATGTTGTGAACAAGCACCAGACTGTGAGTGCAACATAGATGGGACGGAAGATAATTCACCAGTTCTGTTGCCTTCACCCACAGAGGTGTTAATCCCAGAGCTGCCAGGACGACCTCTGCGTACTCCTTACTGg CATCGTTTCTCCACTTACGTGTGGCTGCTGCTGGGATATCCTCCTCTGGTGGTCATCCACTCCCTggcctgtttcctctcctggaTCCTGGTCTTCACTATCCCTGTTTTTAAGATGAACGCACGGACACTAGGCGTCATCCTTCTCTTGGCTCCTGAGGatgtctctgtctccacctgctCACAGAGGAAG CCTCAAGTCTATGAAACCAGAGCCCTGCTGTGCTGCTACCATGCTGCAAACTGGTATTACTACAAATACACTGTTGATGGGATCAATGTGTTCGCCGTCA ACCTCCTCCCTCTAGTAATAATTGCCATGGTAATTGGATATATTGACCGAGAAAACCAGTACGCCAGCTCTAATGTCAAGTTTGCCATAGCAATCTGCTCCATCATACCTCTGTCTTATTATATTGGTATGGGCATTGCCAG TATCTCAGCCCAGAGTAACTTTGCAGTGGGTGCAGTGGTGAACGCCACCTTTGGCTCCATTACAGAGTTGACCTTTTACATCACAGCCCTGCTCAGAGGTCACCAGGCCGCCAACCCGTGTCTGCAGGAGGTTGTTAAAGCAGCACTGACTGGCACGCTGCTCGGATGCATCCTCTTCATCCCT GGCATCTGCATGATAATCGGAGGGTTGAGGCACAGTGAGCAAAGATTCAACAGTCGCTCTACAGGAGTGAGCTCCGCATTGCTTTTCATCTCTGTGGGAG GTGTGTTTGCCCCAACGTTGTTCTCCAAAGCTTATGGAAATCTGGTGTGTGACGCCTGCACCAACTCCTCTGCAGGAAACAGCACAACCGGCGGTCAGTTTGTCTGCCACAACTGCCACTACGATCTG AACAACGGTACATTGTTCCGCAACCATGTTGA GCCACTGGTGTACACAGTGTGTATCCTCTTGCCAGCCGCCTACATCATTGGTCTGATATTTACGCTGAAGACGCACTCCCACATTTATGACATCCATGTTGGAGAAGGACAGG TGACGGGCCACCATGGCGCAGTAGTCCACTGGTCACGGTGGAGGTCTCTGCTCATCCTCATCATGGCCACCGTCCTCACGTCTGCTTGTGCTGATCTTGTTACCGAGCACATCCAGCCAATACTAAACCAGCCCAACGTCTCTCAG TATTTCATTGGTGTGACAGTTCTCGCAATGGTTCCTGAGATCCCAGAGATTGTTAATGGGATTCAGTTTGCTCTCCAAAACAACATCAGTCTTAG cttGGAGGTGGGAAGCTGTATTGCTGTTCAGGTCTGCATGCTGCAGATTCCAATTCTCGTCTTATTTAATTCCTTCTAT GATGTGGGATTTGTGCTGTTATTCAGTGACATACACCTGTGGGCCAGTATCTTCAGTGTGATTCTTGTCAACTACATCTTCATGGACGGCAAGTCTGATTATTTTCAGG GTACAGCTCTGGTGGTTGTCTACCTTATTCTGCTGGCTCTGTATTACTTTGCTCCATCTCCACCAGGCTGCTGA